A window of Symphalangus syndactylus isolate Jambi chromosome X, NHGRI_mSymSyn1-v2.1_pri, whole genome shotgun sequence genomic DNA:
ATATTTTCATCTGGATTTTTAGGTGAAATTCACTGCGAACCTGTACAGCCTTTAGTAAATCATACAATGTTTCTTATAACATGTCCAGTTCCTCTTAGAATTATAGAATGTTGGAGTAATAATGTACCTTAGAGATCTCATTCAGGAGTCATTTTTATGACCACAGGGTTCTTTAAAAGGCTATATAACTAAGTGAAGTTAAATATATTACTATAAAACAAGCAGCTTTAGTGCCCATAGTATTAGTTTGGACCAAATTTGGTGTTTTATCTAAATTCCCTGCCCCCATGGGACATCTGAGTTCAGAGTTCCAGGTGTAATCCAACTCCCTCTATTTGTCCATTTGTTTAGTGAGCTAACTCCTCTCCCCAGCTCTTCTTTTTCCAATTTGCATTCCAAGGACTCCCTCCCTTGATGCCagataattaaataatatgaaatgGCAGACATTTCAGATCTTATCAGTGACCCGTAATACCTGCAAATAAACATGATTGTGAGAAAAGCACTTTGATAAATGcagtgaatagcactgcaattgAGGGTGATCTTTGTATCAAAGTAAGGGATAGGTAATCAGTCATTTTGAAGCAGAGAtttgattataatatataaaattaattataatcaCTAATATGTATTGAGTATTTATATGCCAGGGACTTAATTAGACATGTTATAAATGTTATCTCACTTAATGCACAGGCAGCCTATAAGGTAGGTTTGTATTAtaccattttacaagtgaggaaactgaggcctaaagGAGTAACTTGACCAGGTTTCATAACTAGTAATTGGGTCaagtttcctttttatcttttaaatacttCCCCTACATACGTTAAAGTCTTGAACTACTGGACTACTTTTCATTTGGGATTAAGGTCCAGGTTTAGAAGTAAcctaatgcagtttcttcaccaGCCTGAGGTCTCTCCTAGGAACAATATGTAATTTTGACCTTCAGTCAACATCTGTGTACTAAACTTTGGGATTGGAGAGGGAGCTGAGGAGGAATGTCTGGTGGCAAGAAACCCCAAACAGAACCATTAGAAAACAAGGTGTTTCTGGAGTGTTTGAGTACTGAAAAGACTACAACAGCCTAAACTTGTACATACTATTAATGATGATAGGGATCATGTGATGAGAATCTTGTAGTTGGATATGGAGAGTGatgatatttaacatattttaacagTAAATTATTTGGTATAATTAGTAAAGGGGAAAACCCTCATTACTTATTTTTCCCTCTAAAGTGCCataactgaaaatataaataactccAAGTCTTTAAAAACACTCTTGGATTCTGACTGACCATTTTAGGGAGGATCCAGAATGAGCAcaattatatatttgtaatttcttGTCACATGGAAAATATAGACTGTAGGTCCTTTGATTCAGCaaatttggttttgggtttttgttcATTATGTTCATTGAACCCAGACATTTATTCAACTGgtattttccatcttttattcatactgattttctatttattttgtattgtattttcagaaggaattttggAGCACCTACACAAAAGCACAACAAGGGGAGAGTAACCGAGGAAGTGACTGGTTTCAGTTTTACCTTACCTTTCCGTTAATCTTTGGCCTCTTCATTATCCTCCTTGTCATTTTCCTAATCTGGAGATGCTTCCTAAGAAACAAAACTCGTAGACAGACAGTGACTGAAGGCCACATTCCTTTCCCTCAGCACCTTAATATTATCACCCCACCCCCCCCATCAGATGAAGTGTTTGACAGCAGTGGATTGTCTCCAGGCTTTCTGGGATACGTAGTTGGGCGCTCAGATTCCGTCTCTACTCGCCTGTCCAATTGTGATCCCCCACCAACCTATGAGGAAGCCACTGGCCAAGTGAACCTGCAGAGGAGTGAAACAGAACCTCATTTAGACCCACCCCCGGAGTATGAGGACATAGTCAACTCCAACTCAGCCAGTGCCATTCCTATGGTGCCTGTGGTCACCACCATCAAATGAAGCTACAAACTTCTTTTTActctaatcatttttaaaatactaatgaaAGAACTTTCTAGCACTTTACCACtacataaatgttcattgacTTATTTTATTGGACTCTTACAGCATACCACTTCacacttgttttattttctttagttttgtttcttGTTATAGAATCATTATCCATGCTCATTTTTGCTAGGGGAAATATATGAAGAGGGAAAACATACTAATGGGGGTCTTTCTGTGGTGTGATGAGACATAcgtgtaaatgtatatatgtgtgtataggcatatatacatgtgtatgcatcAACACAGTATATGTAAAACTGTCTTAAAAATCCATTAACTTCTACCTAAATCACCTGGAAGGAGAGCATTACTCACCAAAATTGCAAAACAAGCGTATCAAGAATTTGTGTAATAGCCAGTGACATGCTGTAGATTTGTGCAAACTAGATGTACTTAGCATGTTTTCTAATTCTGACTGGCTTTTGTTAACTTGATAATTCTTCatctaccttaaaaagaaaaaaaattacacatagtCATTCTTGatgttataaataatagaaagagaaagagtgtGTGTGAGCAATAATGCATAAGCTACTGATAACTTGCTTACAGCAGATAGCAATAAGGTATTTGATGGCATTCCGCTTGTTTTgtaatagggatttttttttggttgaccACTCCCCCATACTTCCAAAATTAAACAGTGTTTTCTTAGCATCTTGAATATCTCCTGCGGTGTATATTAACATCTTGATGAGACAGATTTCCAGGcaacaaaataatttctaaaatggaTATATGTGTGGATTAATGACAGGCAGTAAATACCCATTACTCTTTTACTCAT
This region includes:
- the PRRG1 gene encoding transmembrane gamma-carboxyglutamic acid protein 1 isoform X1: MIRTKRPRRDWGNHHPGTCQEPQENMGRVFLTGEKANSVLKRYPRANGFFEEIRQGNIERECKEEFCTFEEAREAFENNEKTKEFWSTYTKAQQGESNRGSDWFQFYLTFPLIFGLFIILLVIFLIWRCFLRNKTRRQTVTEGHIPFPQHLNIITPPPPSDEVFDSSGLSPGFLGYVVGRSDSVSTRLSNCDPPPTYEEATGQVNLQRSETEPHLDPPPEYEDIVNSNSASAIPMVPVVTTIK